In a single window of the Hoyosella subflava DQS3-9A1 genome:
- a CDS encoding Asp23/Gls24 family envelope stress response protein — protein sequence MTSTETRVRNIADVVLGVRGVAELHGGRFGSLGTYLAGERITGVRIDDDGTVEVHVSLNIDAPIRKTAENIRAAVAQLEHGPINITIEDLT from the coding sequence ATGACGTCGACAGAAACACGGGTCCGCAACATCGCTGACGTCGTACTCGGAGTCAGGGGAGTCGCCGAATTACACGGCGGGAGGTTTGGGAGTCTCGGCACCTACCTCGCGGGCGAACGGATTACCGGCGTACGAATCGACGACGACGGGACCGTCGAAGTTCATGTGTCGCTGAACATCGATGCACCGATCCGGAAAACCGCGGAAAACATTAGGGCCGCCGTGGCCCAGCTTGAACACGGCCCGATCAACATCACGATCGAAGACCTCACCTGA
- a CDS encoding Asp23/Gls24 family envelope stress response protein, with translation MGATEQSAQETKTVVQRGDGTSLSGGGLLESSHGRTTIADTVVAKIAGIATREVNGVHGLGGSASRALGVLRERIPGGSTNLSQGISVEVGERQAAIDVDIVAEYGVSIPELAKGIRRNVIAAIEQMTGLEVIEVNVSVHDVYIPSDDDEEEPTSAGSRVQ, from the coding sequence ATGGGCGCAACGGAGCAGTCTGCACAGGAGACCAAGACAGTAGTGCAGCGCGGAGACGGTACTTCCTTGAGCGGTGGGGGCCTTCTCGAATCGTCGCACGGCCGGACCACCATCGCGGACACAGTTGTCGCGAAGATTGCTGGTATCGCGACCCGCGAAGTCAACGGCGTGCATGGGCTGGGGGGATCGGCCTCCCGCGCGCTCGGCGTCCTTCGTGAGCGGATTCCAGGCGGGTCGACAAATCTCTCGCAGGGGATTTCCGTCGAGGTCGGTGAGCGGCAGGCCGCCATTGATGTCGACATTGTGGCGGAATATGGCGTCTCGATTCCCGAACTCGCCAAAGGTATTCGCCGGAATGTCATCGCGGCAATTGAGCAGATGACGGGTCTTGAAGTCATCGAAGTCAACGTGAGTGTGCACGACGTATACATTCCTTCCGACGATGACGAGGAAGAACCCACCAGCGCCGGATCTCGCGTGCAATGA
- a CDS encoding type III pantothenate kinase, whose amino-acid sequence MLLTVDVGNTNVVLGLFEGTGQQARLVADWRVRTDPHTTADEMALTFRGLLGPLAAQVTGVSALSTVPAVLGQLRIMLDRYWPSVPQILVEPGVKTGVPLLVDNPKEVGTDRVVNALAAHSLYPGPCIVVDFGTSTSVDVTSPRGEFLGGAIAPGIDISVDALAGRAAALRKVEIVRPRSVIGKNTVECLQSGFVFGFAGQVDGLVRRILRELPEFTETDVAVIATGGLAPLVIDECETIKHHEPDLTINGLRLVFERNLESPRGFRRPAGPPSHPRPRLSRARSPR is encoded by the coding sequence GTGCTGCTCACAGTCGACGTCGGTAACACCAACGTTGTCCTCGGTCTTTTCGAGGGCACCGGCCAGCAGGCGCGGCTAGTTGCTGATTGGCGCGTCCGGACAGACCCCCATACCACCGCTGACGAGATGGCCTTGACCTTCAGGGGGCTGCTCGGCCCACTGGCCGCGCAGGTCACGGGCGTTTCAGCGCTGTCCACAGTGCCGGCCGTTCTGGGGCAGCTCCGAATCATGCTGGATAGGTACTGGCCGTCGGTGCCGCAGATTCTGGTCGAGCCCGGCGTCAAGACGGGTGTGCCGTTGCTCGTCGATAATCCTAAGGAAGTGGGCACGGACCGGGTCGTAAACGCGCTCGCGGCCCATAGCCTTTATCCGGGTCCGTGCATTGTCGTCGATTTCGGTACGTCGACCAGCGTCGATGTCACCTCGCCGCGCGGTGAGTTTCTTGGCGGCGCGATAGCACCAGGAATCGATATCTCTGTCGATGCACTTGCGGGCCGGGCGGCAGCACTGCGTAAAGTCGAGATCGTGCGACCGCGCTCGGTAATCGGTAAGAACACGGTCGAGTGCTTACAGTCTGGTTTCGTCTTCGGCTTCGCGGGCCAGGTAGATGGCCTAGTTCGGCGAATACTGCGCGAACTCCCGGAATTCACCGAGACGGACGTCGCTGTGATCGCCACGGGGGGTCTCGCTCCGCTGGTCATTGACGAATGCGAAACAATCAAGCATCACGAGCCTGATCTTACGATCAACGGTTTGCGGCTTGTGTTCGAGCGCAACCTAGAGTCTCCTCGGGGTTTTCGCAGGCCAGCTGGCCCCCCGAGCCATCCGCGCCCGCGGCTGTCCCGAGCGCGTTCGCCGCGCTAG
- a CDS encoding Asp23/Gls24 family envelope stress response protein: MAEQESELRDPEDRGRLDLDDRVVESVVRQVTASLPGAVATSTKLSKLLGRSYPRVEVRMAGGQVRVAVETAVAWPRPAGEVCRQLKRDVVDRLHDITGLAAARVDVTAHYLPRVHEDHPGAKSLSTAADRVRDRTLGGGADAQAEQ, translated from the coding sequence ATGGCTGAGCAGGAGTCAGAACTGCGTGATCCGGAGGACCGCGGGCGGCTCGACCTCGATGACCGCGTCGTTGAATCGGTCGTCAGACAAGTCACCGCGTCGCTTCCGGGAGCAGTCGCTACTTCAACAAAACTCAGCAAACTGCTCGGACGGTCTTATCCACGGGTCGAAGTCCGGATGGCTGGGGGCCAGGTACGGGTTGCCGTAGAAACCGCCGTTGCCTGGCCTCGGCCCGCGGGTGAGGTTTGCCGACAGCTGAAGCGCGATGTTGTGGACCGTCTCCACGACATCACTGGACTCGCAGCGGCACGTGTCGATGTCACTGCCCACTACCTGCCTCGTGTGCACGAGGATCACCCTGGCGCCAAGTCGCTCTCGACTGCGGCGGATCGAGTCCGCGACCGTACGTTAGGAGGCGGTGCCGATGCGCAAGCAGAGCAATAA
- a CDS encoding rhodanese-like domain-containing protein, with product MLDGDLPLGAQDASGRWKLAEVGQMTVWLVQWTPGATTRRASAEAVTVLSGELRVERWTDKSHTQRAVLAGGQASFTQGSKHAITASAPEGSPVFAVHVLPTEVAPVLLLPSELAPRIAEGAKVVDIRSQSERSAQGPLLGAVAVDQELLEHRLDPAGALRLSAAVDTDVEWIIVCGSGDTAPAAVTQLRTRGFRNAKAIAGGFEALRSSGSLDAVLGGVHNHRDAAVMAAH from the coding sequence GTGCTCGATGGGGATCTGCCGCTCGGCGCGCAGGACGCCAGTGGTCGCTGGAAACTAGCTGAGGTCGGTCAGATGACCGTGTGGCTGGTCCAGTGGACACCAGGTGCGACGACGCGGCGGGCGTCCGCAGAGGCGGTGACCGTCCTCTCAGGCGAGTTACGTGTCGAACGCTGGACTGATAAGAGTCACACCCAGCGCGCAGTGCTGGCGGGCGGGCAGGCCAGCTTTACTCAGGGCAGCAAGCATGCGATAACCGCGAGCGCCCCAGAAGGCTCACCCGTCTTCGCTGTTCACGTATTGCCAACTGAGGTCGCACCAGTACTGCTTCTCCCGAGCGAACTCGCACCACGGATTGCGGAGGGTGCGAAAGTCGTCGATATCCGTTCGCAGTCAGAGCGGAGTGCGCAGGGGCCGCTCCTGGGCGCCGTCGCAGTCGATCAGGAACTCCTCGAGCACCGGCTGGACCCTGCTGGCGCGCTCCGCCTCAGCGCAGCGGTGGACACCGATGTCGAGTGGATCATTGTCTGCGGGTCAGGAGATACTGCGCCGGCAGCTGTCACGCAGCTGCGCACTCGCGGGTTTCGGAACGCTAAGGCAATTGCGGGCGGGTTTGAGGCGCTGCGGTCCAGCGGTAGCTTGGACGCCGTCCTCGGAGGTGTTCATAACCACCGGGATGCGGCCGTAATGGCCGCCCATTAG
- a CDS encoding RNA polymerase sigma factor encodes MTGLAEPSGNDARQSASEVGALTSVPDHVLARRAALGSRREFEEIVRRHGGALFRYARRMLRDVGDAEEAVQDTFVAAWQGLPDWHGRSALRTWLFSIVAHKAADKLRKKRPTPVEEIFDDIDASPLADPEGAARYRDLRTALDAALQSLPAQQRSVWLLREVEDLSYREIGDALSMPYDVVRGNLSRARVTLGRRLQPWR; translated from the coding sequence ATGACGGGATTGGCGGAACCGAGCGGCAACGATGCGCGGCAGAGCGCATCTGAGGTGGGGGCGCTCACATCAGTGCCGGACCACGTCCTTGCCCGCCGCGCCGCCCTGGGCTCGCGGCGAGAATTCGAAGAGATCGTCCGTCGGCACGGTGGGGCGCTCTTCCGTTATGCGCGGCGAATGCTCCGCGACGTGGGCGATGCCGAGGAAGCCGTACAAGATACATTTGTCGCTGCGTGGCAGGGGCTGCCAGACTGGCATGGGAGGTCAGCCCTGCGCACCTGGTTGTTTTCGATCGTCGCTCACAAAGCTGCGGACAAACTTCGCAAGAAAAGACCCACCCCGGTGGAGGAAATATTCGACGACATCGATGCGAGCCCCCTCGCCGACCCGGAAGGCGCGGCCCGCTATCGCGACCTCCGCACCGCGCTCGATGCTGCACTCCAGAGCTTGCCTGCCCAGCAGCGTTCCGTCTGGCTGCTCCGCGAGGTGGAGGACCTGTCGTATCGAGAGATCGGAGATGCCCTCAGCATGCCCTATGACGTCGTTCGGGGGAATCTCTCCAGAGCTCGAGTGACACTCGGGAGGAGGCTGCAGCCATGGCGTTAG
- a CDS encoding ATP-grasp domain-containing protein, with the protein MEKDPSKGHVALLGWSLSAIDAVDRFDRKYVVVAPEWAENYAHENDIPFVSWNFERLNDRSMEIAQTLKDMGVDVAIPLYEETVEWAGAINAVLHSNPRLHGQAMLFRDKALMKRRAQLGGIRVGIFEEAHDTDDVIRFLKRVNQTLLKLDGDPNDPIHLKAFDKAGCLGHRVISTVEDVAGISPDEFPALLESHLNGWEFAVEAWIHRGKIAFLNISEYVHLGYSVFVPASPELEKWRPRITEEIEKLIKTFDIEFGFIHPEYFVTSDGQMYFGEVAYRPPGFKVFELLERAYGFNAYQGLVLMFDPYSSEEEVEQFFPRPVSDAKGFAGCFGVYPRRRVVSELQIPAETEEHEYFEYHDLIAPQENKVTKRTAFGTHWGLAYFFGDDPETMRELLKKQEELDFYV; encoded by the coding sequence ATGGAGAAAGATCCCAGCAAAGGCCACGTTGCGCTGCTCGGCTGGAGCTTGAGCGCTATTGACGCCGTAGACCGCTTCGATCGAAAGTACGTCGTGGTTGCGCCGGAATGGGCTGAAAACTACGCGCATGAAAACGACATCCCGTTTGTCAGCTGGAACTTTGAACGCCTCAACGATCGGTCGATGGAGATCGCCCAGACCCTGAAGGACATGGGGGTTGACGTTGCTATCCCACTGTACGAGGAAACGGTCGAATGGGCCGGCGCCATCAACGCAGTGCTCCACAGCAATCCCCGCTTGCATGGGCAGGCCATGCTTTTCCGCGACAAAGCGCTGATGAAGCGACGTGCACAGCTTGGCGGCATCCGAGTCGGGATCTTCGAGGAAGCGCACGACACTGATGACGTAATCCGCTTTCTGAAGCGTGTCAATCAGACGCTACTCAAGCTGGACGGCGACCCGAACGACCCAATCCATCTCAAAGCCTTCGACAAAGCTGGCTGTCTCGGCCACCGCGTCATTTCGACGGTGGAAGATGTCGCGGGCATCTCACCGGACGAGTTCCCCGCGCTGCTCGAAAGCCACCTCAACGGCTGGGAGTTCGCGGTCGAGGCGTGGATTCACCGCGGGAAGATTGCGTTCCTCAACATTTCCGAATACGTCCACCTCGGCTATTCAGTGTTCGTGCCTGCGAGCCCGGAGCTCGAGAAGTGGCGGCCCCGGATCACCGAAGAGATCGAGAAGCTGATCAAGACGTTCGATATCGAATTCGGCTTCATCCACCCGGAGTACTTCGTCACCAGTGACGGCCAGATGTACTTCGGCGAGGTGGCATACCGGCCGCCTGGGTTCAAAGTGTTCGAGTTGCTGGAACGCGCCTACGGGTTCAACGCCTACCAGGGACTCGTGCTCATGTTCGACCCGTATTCCTCCGAGGAGGAAGTCGAACAATTCTTCCCCCGTCCGGTGTCGGATGCGAAGGGGTTCGCTGGCTGCTTCGGTGTCTACCCGCGCCGTCGCGTTGTGAGCGAGTTGCAGATTCCAGCTGAGACCGAAGAGCACGAATACTTCGAGTACCACGATCTCATTGCTCCGCAGGAGAATAAGGTGACAAAGCGGACAGCTTTCGGAACCCACTGGGGTCTTGCGTATTTCTTCGGCGACGACCCTGAGACCATGCGCGAATTGCTGAAGAAGCAGGAGGAACTCGACTTCTATGTGTGA
- a CDS encoding DUF6286 domain-containing protein — MRKQSNKTPRPLGASGSVFGALLVVFLLVGAGALMVWDFLVTRELVTGTAWIPWAAQQLDGLSAAPWMVPLGVVLGLVGIWLLWLSVKPRPALAVPADGETVWVSPKVMAALAKAAVQDVPGIVGVKTSATPKLIKVTAAVWGAAPDDLEAQLRRDVEQRLAGLERIPPVKVNVRREGAPQ; from the coding sequence ATGCGCAAGCAGAGCAATAAGACGCCGCGTCCGCTCGGCGCGTCAGGAAGCGTGTTTGGCGCCTTGCTTGTAGTTTTCCTGCTCGTCGGCGCCGGTGCGTTGATGGTCTGGGATTTTCTCGTGACGCGTGAGCTCGTGACGGGGACGGCCTGGATACCCTGGGCTGCGCAGCAGCTTGATGGGCTGAGTGCCGCCCCGTGGATGGTGCCGCTTGGCGTCGTTCTCGGCCTTGTGGGCATTTGGCTGCTGTGGCTGTCGGTAAAGCCGCGGCCGGCGCTGGCTGTACCGGCCGATGGCGAAACCGTTTGGGTGTCACCGAAAGTGATGGCCGCGCTTGCGAAAGCGGCTGTGCAGGATGTGCCGGGCATCGTCGGAGTAAAAACAAGCGCAACGCCGAAGCTCATCAAGGTGACCGCAGCTGTGTGGGGCGCGGCGCCAGACGACCTGGAAGCGCAACTGCGGCGCGACGTCGAACAGCGGTTGGCAGGACTTGAGCGAATCCCACCGGTGAAAGTGAACGTGCGTCGCGAAGGAGCGCCCCAATGA
- the panD gene encoding aspartate 1-decarboxylase, which yields MFRTMLKSKIHRATVTQADLHYVGSVTVDGDLLEAADLIEGEKVTIVDINNGARLETYVIEGERGSGVIGINGAAAHLVHPGDLVILIAYGVMDNAEAKEYKPRIVFVNDENKQIELGEDPAHAPAGSGLKSPRQPVRPLASSIV from the coding sequence ATGTTTCGCACCATGCTCAAGTCGAAGATCCACCGCGCGACTGTCACCCAAGCCGACCTGCACTACGTGGGGTCTGTAACGGTAGATGGCGACCTGCTCGAAGCCGCTGACCTGATCGAAGGCGAGAAGGTCACCATCGTCGACATCAACAACGGCGCGCGGCTCGAGACGTACGTGATCGAAGGTGAACGCGGGAGCGGCGTCATCGGCATCAACGGCGCTGCCGCGCACCTCGTACATCCAGGTGACCTCGTCATCCTCATCGCTTACGGCGTGATGGACAACGCCGAGGCCAAGGAGTACAAGCCGCGGATCGTTTTCGTCAACGACGAGAACAAGCAGATTGAGCTCGGTGAGGACCCAGCGCACGCACCCGCGGGTTCCGGGCTGAAGTCGCCACGGCAGCCAGTACGCCCGTTGGCCTCTAGCATCGTCTGA
- the panC gene encoding pantoate--beta-alanine ligase codes for MTSLDTSARTGFRGDRKLYSPGELRVHSDPAQISRITKALRGVGRQIVLVPTMGALHDGHLELVRQAKRTPNSVVVVSIFVNPLQFGVNEDLDKYPRTLDADLELLRPAGVELVFAPSVGEMYPDGRRTMVHPGPLGEELDGESRPGHFAGMLTVVAKLLLNTNPHAAFFGEKDYQQLTLIRQMERDLGLGVRIVGVPTVREADGLAMSSRNRFLDERQRTAATVLSAALVAGAHAGHDGPSAVLAAARKVLSEEPLIELDYLELRSSDLGAVPPEGGPSRLLIAARLGTTRLIDNVGLVVSPAAPARPASSKG; via the coding sequence ATGACATCACTGGACACATCAGCGCGCACAGGGTTCCGGGGTGACCGTAAGCTCTACTCGCCTGGCGAACTCCGCGTGCACAGCGATCCCGCGCAGATCAGCCGGATTACTAAGGCGCTCCGCGGCGTTGGACGCCAGATAGTCCTCGTCCCGACGATGGGCGCGTTGCACGACGGGCACCTCGAACTGGTGCGGCAAGCGAAACGGACACCGAATTCCGTGGTGGTGGTGTCGATCTTCGTCAACCCGCTGCAATTCGGCGTGAACGAAGACCTCGACAAGTATCCGCGAACACTCGATGCTGACCTCGAATTGCTCCGGCCTGCCGGGGTTGAGCTCGTGTTCGCGCCGTCGGTCGGGGAAATGTACCCGGACGGTCGCAGAACGATGGTGCATCCAGGTCCCCTAGGTGAGGAGCTCGATGGCGAAAGCCGTCCGGGGCACTTCGCGGGGATGCTGACGGTCGTAGCGAAGCTCCTACTGAACACCAATCCGCACGCTGCGTTCTTCGGTGAGAAGGACTACCAGCAGCTCACATTGATCCGCCAGATGGAGCGGGACTTGGGCCTAGGCGTCAGGATCGTGGGCGTGCCCACCGTGCGCGAAGCTGACGGCCTCGCCATGAGTTCACGCAACCGGTTCCTCGATGAGCGTCAGCGGACTGCCGCGACGGTGCTCTCAGCGGCGCTGGTCGCGGGTGCGCACGCCGGTCACGATGGGCCGAGCGCGGTCCTTGCGGCCGCGCGCAAGGTGCTTTCCGAAGAGCCCCTGATAGAGCTCGATTACCTGGAACTGCGCAGTTCTGATCTCGGTGCGGTGCCGCCCGAAGGCGGACCCTCACGACTACTCATCGCTGCCCGGCTGGGGACGACCCGGCTGATCGACAACGTAGGTCTCGTCGTCTCCCCAGCAGCGCCCGCCCGCCCAGCCAGCTCAAAAGGCTGA
- a CDS encoding Rossmann-like and DUF2520 domain-containing protein: MPARLAVGVISAGRVGTALGEALAQAGHVVASCTAVSDASVSRAATRLAEARILPPTDVAAVSELLILAVPDTELPGLVRGLAACGTVRPGTIVLHTSGAHGISILAPLTEIGATPLAVHPAMTFIGTSEDTARLPSSCFGVTAADEVGYAIAQGLVLEMGAEPVRVSEEHRVLYHAALAHGANHLVTLVADAVAGLRSALRGNELPWQEPVGDTPRGLPERVIAPLLSAALDNALRHGRGALTGPVARDDAETVARHLAALEKVDVELATGYRALARRTAQTAGAGEAMFEVLNGGQPG, translated from the coding sequence ATGCCTGCGCGCTTGGCGGTCGGAGTTATTTCGGCGGGTCGTGTCGGTACCGCCCTGGGGGAGGCGCTCGCTCAGGCAGGACATGTCGTCGCTTCCTGCACAGCCGTTTCCGATGCATCGGTGTCTCGAGCGGCCACTCGTCTTGCTGAGGCGCGGATCCTTCCGCCGACTGACGTCGCGGCAGTCTCCGAGCTCTTGATTCTCGCCGTCCCCGATACGGAACTCCCTGGTCTAGTGCGCGGGCTCGCCGCGTGCGGAACGGTCCGTCCAGGCACGATAGTCCTGCATACGTCGGGTGCACACGGCATTTCCATCCTGGCGCCATTGACGGAAATCGGCGCCACTCCTCTTGCGGTGCACCCCGCAATGACGTTCATCGGAACAAGTGAGGACACGGCCCGCCTGCCAAGCTCATGCTTCGGTGTCACCGCGGCCGATGAGGTCGGCTACGCGATCGCCCAGGGGCTGGTCCTCGAAATGGGCGCGGAGCCTGTGCGCGTCAGCGAAGAACATCGCGTGCTGTACCACGCTGCACTTGCACACGGCGCCAATCACCTGGTCACATTGGTCGCGGACGCAGTGGCAGGCCTGCGCAGCGCACTGCGCGGTAACGAACTCCCATGGCAGGAACCGGTCGGTGACACGCCACGTGGCCTCCCGGAACGCGTCATCGCGCCCTTGCTCTCCGCAGCGCTTGACAACGCACTTCGGCACGGACGAGGGGCACTCACGGGTCCAGTCGCACGCGACGATGCAGAAACCGTCGCCCGCCACCTCGCGGCACTCGAGAAAGTTGATGTCGAGCTCGCAACGGGGTACCGCGCGCTTGCGCGGCGTACAGCGCAAACCGCGGGCGCAGGAGAGGCAATGTTCGAGGTGCTCAATGGAGGACAGCCGGGATGA